From Pelotomaculum schinkii, the proteins below share one genomic window:
- the lexA gene encoding transcriptional repressor LexA, translating into MEADLTPKQAEILKVIKDNLRHKGYPPSVREIGQAVGLSSSSTVHGYLRKLEKKGYLRRDPTKPRAIEVLDPEGETVKCINVPLVGRVAAGLPLLAVENREELFTLPTHFTGTGEFFMLRVQGQSMIEAGILNGDMVVVRRQQDANNGDIVVALLEEEATVKRFFKEKERVRLQPENRAMEPIYAKELQILGKVIGLVRKI; encoded by the coding sequence ATGGAGGCGGATTTGACTCCAAAGCAGGCGGAGATCCTGAAGGTGATAAAAGATAATCTGCGACATAAGGGATACCCTCCTTCTGTACGGGAAATTGGCCAGGCTGTTGGTCTAAGTTCAAGTTCTACCGTCCACGGTTACCTTAGAAAGCTTGAGAAAAAGGGGTACTTGAGAAGGGATCCGACAAAGCCGAGAGCCATAGAGGTTTTGGACCCGGAAGGTGAAACGGTGAAATGTATCAATGTTCCACTGGTCGGACGCGTAGCGGCGGGGTTGCCGCTCCTTGCTGTTGAAAACAGAGAGGAATTATTTACTTTGCCTACTCATTTTACCGGCACTGGAGAATTCTTCATGCTGAGGGTTCAGGGCCAAAGTATGATCGAAGCAGGCATTCTGAACGGGGATATGGTTGTAGTCAGACGCCAGCAAGACGCGAATAACGGCGATATCGTGGTTGCCCTGCTTGAGGAAGAAGCTACGGTAAAAAGGTTTTTTAAAGAAAAAGAAAGGGTTCGTTTACAGCCGGAAAACAGAGCGATGGAACCAATATATGCGAAGGAGCTTCAAATTCTTGGTAAAGTCATCGGACTTGTACGTAAAATCTAA
- a CDS encoding DctP family TRAP transporter solute-binding subunit codes for MKIRLTLFLLIISLLTITGCGKRVVDLEQVSPEEKIVIKFSHVVAENTPKGLAAQRFATLVKERTHGRVEVQVFPNSTLYKDGEEIQALQNGLVQIIAPATSKLSGLYPQWQVLDLPYAFEDVNAVHEAMSGYIGNRLCDSLKQNNMQALAFWDNGFKQMTNSQRPLVNPADFQGLSFRVMINSQVLKKEFERLNARAVEGTFNDLYRALDSHEVDGQENTMSNIYSKNLYKVQPYLTLSNHGYMGYVVLTNQQFWTGLPEEVREVLESTLVEVTEWEHEQAFILDKQSLEKIVDSGLVQVHQQTEAEKKLWLIMLKPVYSEFKNLIGNDMIDYLEKMHSQ; via the coding sequence ATGAAAATCCGGTTAACTCTGTTCCTGCTTATCATTTCATTATTAACCATCACCGGATGCGGGAAAAGGGTTGTAGATTTGGAGCAGGTAAGCCCGGAAGAAAAAATTGTAATTAAGTTTTCGCACGTAGTTGCTGAAAATACCCCCAAGGGATTGGCAGCACAGCGTTTTGCGACACTGGTCAAGGAACGCACACATGGCAGGGTCGAGGTGCAGGTGTTTCCGAACTCCACCTTATATAAAGATGGTGAGGAGATACAAGCTCTGCAGAATGGGCTGGTGCAAATAATAGCTCCAGCCACGTCAAAACTATCAGGACTGTATCCCCAATGGCAAGTTCTCGACCTTCCTTATGCCTTTGAGGATGTAAACGCCGTACACGAAGCAATGTCTGGTTATATCGGAAACCGGTTGTGTGATAGCTTAAAACAGAACAACATGCAGGCTCTGGCCTTCTGGGACAACGGCTTTAAACAAATGACCAACAGCCAGCGGCCTCTGGTCAATCCAGCTGATTTTCAAGGGCTCTCATTCAGGGTAATGATAAACAGCCAGGTCTTAAAAAAAGAGTTTGAAAGATTAAATGCCCGTGCCGTAGAAGGTACTTTTAACGACCTCTACCGGGCACTGGATTCCCATGAAGTAGACGGCCAGGAAAATACCATGTCAAATATATATTCTAAAAATCTATATAAGGTACAGCCTTACCTGACTTTATCGAACCACGGCTACATGGGTTACGTAGTCCTGACCAATCAACAATTCTGGACAGGACTGCCGGAAGAAGTGAGAGAGGTGCTGGAAAGCACACTGGTGGAAGTCACTGAATGGGAACACGAGCAAGCCTTCATATTGGACAAACAAAGCCTGGAAAAAATTGTAGATTCAGGTCTGGTACAGGTCCACCAACAGACGGAGGCCGAAAAGAAACTATGGTTAATTATGCTGAAGCCCGTTTATTCGGAATTCAAAAATCTCATCGGAAACGACATGATAGACTATCTTGAAAAAATGCATTCGCAGTAA
- a CDS encoding sigma-54 interaction domain-containing protein codes for MQKFKVAIVGAGQGGFAIYRMLKSMEEVEITGLADINPAAPGIAAGSKDGIFVTDDYREIVKIPDLDVIIEATGVQEVQEVLLKIKPNSTAVMEAQAANLMMTVLREKEELLELTRIQGELSTILNSMQEAIEVADINGTIKYVNPAFCRITGITEQERIGQNIFQASPDGALANLLKTGKIMSGQKTKVGGSAAEVVANAAPIIIDGKMEGGVVVFQHFTDIMKMIEELKKSTTIIENLTDKLGLVTTSKYSFDDILGNSVEINRCINLAEKSAHSNSTVLLLGESGTGKELFAHSIHGASMRRENPFVKVNCAAIPETLLESEFFGYAKGAFTGAVKSKIGKFELANGGTIFLDEIGDMNLLLQGKLLRVLQEMEFERVGGNQTIKVDVRVIAATNRNLRELIRQGIFREDLYYRLNVVEITIPPLRVHKEDLPELVIHLITKFNRKLGKKVKSLSKDALEALYSYDWPGNVRELENVIERVMVTADEEILVKKNILPHVNQARIFPERDVDLMPIDQMEEMLIRKAMAKYGNTVEGKRRASQTLNISLATLYNKLKKIKLTNYNY; via the coding sequence TTGCAAAAGTTTAAGGTGGCAATTGTAGGAGCCGGCCAAGGAGGTTTTGCAATTTACAGAATGCTCAAGTCGATGGAAGAAGTGGAAATTACTGGTTTGGCCGACATAAATCCTGCGGCTCCAGGCATCGCAGCTGGTTCCAAGGACGGTATTTTTGTCACTGACGATTACCGTGAGATAGTCAAGATACCTGATCTGGACGTGATTATTGAGGCGACCGGAGTCCAAGAGGTGCAGGAAGTCCTGCTCAAAATTAAACCTAACAGCACCGCAGTAATGGAAGCGCAGGCAGCCAACCTGATGATGACCGTCCTTAGAGAAAAAGAAGAACTATTGGAGCTGACAAGAATCCAGGGAGAACTCTCAACAATTTTAAACTCGATGCAGGAAGCTATTGAAGTTGCCGATATTAACGGCACTATTAAATACGTAAACCCTGCCTTTTGCCGTATAACCGGTATTACTGAACAAGAAAGGATCGGCCAGAACATTTTTCAGGCATCACCAGATGGAGCACTCGCCAACCTTTTAAAAACAGGTAAAATTATGTCCGGACAGAAAACTAAAGTGGGTGGAAGCGCAGCTGAAGTTGTGGCAAACGCCGCGCCGATTATTATTGACGGTAAAATGGAGGGGGGGGTTGTAGTATTTCAGCATTTTACCGATATCATGAAAATGATCGAAGAGCTAAAAAAAAGCACTACCATCATTGAGAACCTTACTGACAAATTAGGTTTGGTAACCACCAGTAAATACTCTTTTGATGACATTCTGGGTAACAGCGTGGAAATAAACCGGTGCATCAACCTGGCTGAAAAATCAGCCCACAGTAATTCTACAGTTCTCCTTTTGGGTGAAAGCGGTACAGGTAAGGAATTATTTGCCCACTCCATCCATGGAGCTTCCATGCGTCGCGAGAATCCATTTGTTAAGGTAAACTGCGCTGCTATACCTGAAACACTACTGGAAAGTGAATTCTTTGGCTACGCTAAGGGGGCGTTTACTGGAGCGGTTAAATCAAAAATAGGAAAATTTGAATTAGCCAACGGAGGAACTATCTTCCTGGATGAGATCGGTGATATGAATCTCCTGCTGCAGGGCAAGCTTTTGCGTGTTTTACAAGAAATGGAGTTTGAGCGTGTGGGCGGCAACCAGACCATCAAGGTTGACGTCAGAGTCATTGCGGCCACCAACCGCAACCTGAGGGAGTTAATCCGGCAGGGCATTTTTAGAGAAGACCTGTATTACCGTCTTAATGTGGTGGAAATAACAATTCCCCCGCTCAGGGTGCACAAGGAAGACCTTCCTGAGCTGGTTATCCACCTTATTACTAAATTCAACAGGAAACTTGGTAAAAAGGTCAAAAGCCTTTCCAAAGACGCTCTTGAAGCGCTCTATAGTTATGACTGGCCCGGCAATGTCCGTGAACTCGAAAACGTTATCGAGAGAGTAATGGTAACGGCTGATGAGGAAATTCTGGTTAAGAAAAACATACTCCCACATGTTAATCAGGCACGTATCTTCCCGGAGCGCGACGTTGACCTGATGCCCATTGATCAGATGGAGGAAATGCTCATCCGCAAAGCTATGGCCAAGTACGGCAACACGGTGGAGGGTAAGCGAAGAGCCTCACAGACTCTGAATATATCTCTGGCAACCCTCTATAATAAATTAAAAAAAATCAAACTGACTAATTACAATTATTAG